From a region of the Vanrija pseudolonga chromosome 2, complete sequence genome:
- the SPBC216.01c gene encoding putative protein — protein MANLEPTQSSADVLADQVEPGPSTDPAVDAAPDPSSQSQQEADTAASTDDGGADAMDVQSDINDESNDEMLLSDAEQNIGKRVKVYELRDQAWFDRGTGHCKGVYDDQNDVALLIVEAEDALDEGRPADDPEGPGGFLKDELLLNAQVSKDDVYTRQQETLIVWTDQATQQDIALSFQDPEGCEDIWQFLMEVQKHLNNQLASSSSPLAASPLLGGPGLGTPSRDQWQAPSLANIKEHEMWLRMQAKSAAGRERAVEHIIGEDYIKQLIGVLSQAEDLESINDLHALCSLMQTILMFNDNGIFEYILQDDIFMGVLGMLEYDPEFPTLKASYRAFFRQYSKFRQVVEIKDEAIRNKIHQTSRLLYLKDVVLARMLDDPTFGILNSFVFFNQVDITTYIQADEVLLHDLFVEFRREQEDADRDPKKRDLVMFLHQLMVMGKGVQVPNRLALYRTLLDRGLLFACEWAFRQREATILHAGAEILTLCVEHDVNAVRLHVLREEELTRRTLVMEIIGLLQSTHDQGLVQQTVETLRTLLEPGPDNEQTFGRAKELSVVDTFTQYFYDQCATQLLAPLSDLPDLKDQKGPPVLSSERSSLLNTLIDLLSYCIGIHAHRAQFYILSNPLAQKVCHLIYAREKTLRHCSLRFIKACLKTNNHFIHRNFAKLGVTKAILDLENMKPIIVDMFDKHEDIMTRLGDRPYVRGYVVGLRVRWEQYKEPPPAPPPPVAESSKIRSSADDQDGWFNQSEDETEGETEAAVAGAHVPLKRKRGLQAGNAGKRQSPAKTTASPALGLDYDDASDSDGSTGGESPKVRPVTLTFGDLADTQHQLSDDLSDVALKIRAKRMREEEEEEAGGLADLVGGGKGSSVKKEPAKEGGEGASRASVASGSGPVAADGKEKKIRLSLGGLGKKLSGGKA, from the exons ATGGCCAACCTTGAACCGACGCAATCGTCGGCAGATGTCCTCGCTGATCAAGTCGAGCCCGGTCCCTCAACAGACCCGGCTGTAGACGCAGCTCCCGACCCGTCGTCGCAATCACAGCAGGAAGCCGACACTGCTGCTAGCACCGACGATggtggcgctgacgccatGGACGTTCAATCCGACATCAATGACGAGTCAAACGACGAGATGTTGCTCTCGGATGCAGAACAGAACATTGGAAAACGCGTCAAG GTGTACGAGCTTCGAGATCAGGCGTGGTTTGATCGGGGAACTGGACACTGCAAAGGCGTCTATGATGACCAGAATGACGTTGCTCTGTTGATCGTGGAGGCGGAGGATGCTCTGGACGAGGGTCGACCGGCAGACGACCCCGAAGGCCCTGGGGGCTTCTTGAAGGACGAGCTGCTACTGAACGCTCAAGTCTCGAAGGACGATGTGTACACTCGGCAACAAG AAACGCTTATCGTCTGGACCGATCAAGCTACTCAGCAAGACATTGCCCTCTCGTTCCAAGACCCCGAGGGCTGTGAAGACATCTGGCAGTTTCTGATGGAAGTGCAGAAGCACCTGAACAACCAGCTAG CGTCTTCATCGTCTCCATTGGCGGCTTcccccctcctcggcggccctGGGCTCGGTACTCCCTCTCGAGACCAATGGCAGGCTCCATCACTAGCCAACATCAA AGAGCACGAAATGTGGCTTCGGATGCAGGCCAAGTCTGCCGCAGGTCGCGAGCGTGCAGTCGAGCACATCATTGGCGAG GACTACATCAAGCAACTAATTGGAGTGTTGAGTCAAGCCGAGGATCTGGAGAGCATCAACGATCTACACGCCCTGTGCTCGCTGATGCAGACGATCT TGATGTTCAACGACAATGGAATCTTTGAGTACATTCTGCAAGATGACATTTTCATGGGCGTCTTGGGAATGTTGGAGT ATGACCCAGAGTTCCCAACTCTGAAGGCTTCGTATCGAGCATTCTTCCGACAATACTCCAAGTTCCGGCAGGTTGTCGAGATCAAGGATGAGGCGATTAGGAACAAGATCCACCAAACATCGCGTCTCCTTTATCTCAAGGACGTCGTCCTGGCCCGCATGTTAGATGACCCGACGTTTGGTATCCTCAACAGCTTTGTCTTCTTCAATCAGGTGGACATTACGACGTACATCCAGGCggacgaggtgctcctcCACGACCTGTTTGTGGAGTTTCGACGGGAGCAAGAGGATGCAGATCGCGACCCCAAGAAGAGGGACCTCGTCATGTTCCTCCATCAACTGATGGTCATGGGCAAGGGCGTGCAGGTACCAAATCGTCTGGCGCTGTACAGGACTCTTCTCGACCGCGGCCTGTTGTTTGCGTGCGAATGGGCCTtccgccagcgcgaggccaCCATCCTCCACGCCGGAGCGGAGATCCTGACTCTCTGCGTCGAACATGACGTCAACGCTGTGCGCCTTCACGTTTTGCGTGAGGAAGAGTTGACCCGGCGAACCCTTGTGATGGAGATTATTGGCCTACTCCAGAGTACCCATGACCAGGGCCTCGTCCAGCAAACGGTGGAGACATTGAGGACTTTGTTGGAGCCAGGACCGGACAATGAG CAAACCTTTGGACGCGCCAAAGAGTTGTCCGTGGTCGACACGTTTACACAATACTTTTATGACCAGTGTGCCACTCAATTATTGGCACCACTGAGTGACCTACCTGATCTGAAAGACCAAAAAG GTCCTCCAGTGTTGAGCAGTGAACGTTCATCTTTGCTGAACACGCTGATCGACCTGTTGTCGTACTGCATTGGCATTCACGCCCACCGCGCGCAGTTCTATATCCTGTCAAACCCCCTGGCCCAGAAAGTCTGCCACCTCATCTATGCCAGGGAGAAGACTTTGAGGCATT GCTCGCTCCGGTTCATCAAGGCCTGCTTGAAGACAAACAACCACTTTATCCACCGCAACTttgccaagctcggcgtcaccAAGGCTATCCTAGACTTG GAGAACATGAAGCCGATCATTGTTGACATGTTTGACAAGCACGAGGACATTATGACGAGGCTGGGAGATCGTCCCTACGTCCGCGGCTACGTCGTGGGCCTTCGTGTTCGCTGGGAACAGTACAAGGAGCCGCCCCCTgctccgccaccaccagtTGCCGAGTCGAGCAAGATCCGATCATCAGCAGACGACCAGGACGGGTGGTTCAACCAATCCGAAGATGAGACCGAGGGTGAAACAGAGGCGGCTGTCGCCGGTGCTCATGTGCCTCTGAAACGCAAGCGGGGACTGCAAGCAGGAAACGCCGGAAAACGGCAGTCACCGGCCAAGACGACCGCCAGTCCAGCCTTGGGCCTCGACTATGACGACGCGtccgacagcgacggctcGACAGGAGGAGAGTCGCCAAAAGTGCGGCCAGTTACTCTGACTTTTGGGGACCTGGCCGACACGCAACATCAACTATCCGACGATCTCTCGGATGTTGCCCTGAAGATTCGCGCAAAGCGAATgcgggaagaggaggaggaggaagctgGTGGGCTGGCAGATCTCGTTGGTGGAGGCAAGGGCTCTTCTGTCAAGAAGGAGCCAGCAAAAGAAGGGGGGGAAGGGGCCTCTCGCGCGTCAGTGGCCAGCGGTAGTGGGCCGGTGGCCGCAGAtggcaaggagaagaagattCGTCTGAGCCTGGGAGGGCTAGGCAAGAAGTTGAGTGGGGGCAAGGCGTAG
- the RpL8 gene encoding 60S ribosomal protein L8, whose product MGRVIRNQRKSGGIFKAHTHHNKNPARHRNLDFAEKNGYVRGVVREIIHDAGRGAPLATVVFRDPYRYKLRKETFIAAEGLSTGSFIYAGKKANLSIGNILPVGQCPEGTIIFNVEEKIGDRGALARTSGNYATIIGHSDDGKTRVRLPSGAKKTISSRARASIGVAAGGGRVDKPFLKAGRKYHAQRAKRNSWPRTRGVAMNPVDHPHGGGNHQHIGKAGTVPRDASSGAKIGLIAARRTGRIRGTAVIKDA is encoded by the exons ATGGGT CGTGTCATTCGCAACCAGAGGAAGTCGGGTGGTATCTTCAAggcccacacccaccacaacaaGAACCCTGCTCGCCACAGGAACCTCGACTTTGCTGAGAAGAACGGCTACGTTCGTGGTGTTGTCCGCGAGATCATCCACGACGCCGGCCG TGGTgctcccctcgccaccgtcgtctTCCGCGACCCCTACCGCTACAAGCTCCGCAAGGAGACCTTCATCGCTGCTGAGGGCCTCTCGACCGGCTCGTTCATCTACGCcggcaagaaggccaacCTCTCCATCGGCAACATCCTCCCCGTTGGCCAGTGCCCCGAGGGTACCATCATCTTCAACGTTGAGGAGAAGATTGGTGACCGCGGAGCCCTTGCCCGTACCTCGGGCAACTACGCCACCATCATCGGCCACTCGGACGACGGCAAGACCCGTGTCCGTCTCCCCTCGGGTGCCAAGAAGACcatctcgtcgcgcgcccgTGCCTCGATcggtgtcgccgccggtggtggccgtgtcGACAAGCCCTTCCTCAAGGCCGGTCGCAAGTaccacgcccagcgcgccaagcgcaaCTCGTGGCCTCGTACTCGTGGTGTTGCCATGAACCCCGTCGACCACCCCCACGGTGGTGGTAACCACCAG CACATTGGAAAAGCG GGTACAGTTCCGCGTGACGCGAGCTCCGGTGCTAAGATCGGTCTCAttgccgcccgccgcacTGGTCGTATCCGCGGCACTGCGGTCATCAAGGACGCCTAA
- the ulp-1 gene encoding Sentrin-specific protease: protein MNGLSVKRPFSAVSDNDSSEHRPSKLVKRAPNATNTVERNWGSWFGSAVQSFKGLFSSPGPTQPPMRSISPLASHPRGALGWIHSGGHQVFEVPDDGEDSGTEALAIRQKRDRGTLEARQHLNDHAARHTGIHHNPGQIHPNLEQPLFSSKYSPNFLPPSEHVNVRSSSTNSSSSAAGPSSGPSTPPRASTRPDVAYKKPSRSYSWKRQDDGSASPTTHEAYTRGPKQLSRPSKSSANLRTGRNDSGQEKMLQRHYVEAVNAGDHGTAMSLARVREAYEQDRSKERRDAARPFAARVGLSPDLRKEGDLSLSLHNLKLDVDKRRLLDDKLQGPREPRAVPKPIRNKRRPVPTSLDVQKTHVYDRLRREDQEAERQVKERLQPRIPDDVTPQQAAIIRDRFSDRSFAATLGSAELSSSSLQRLKPDVWLNDEVINFYVELINTRAKDDGRPLHCLNTFFYEKLSVAGYAGAKLARWTKRMKLDIFALDKLLIPINHGNSHWVCAVINFKQRRIEYYDSLADSGRRYEVFKTLRGYLQSEHQEKKGSSFDLRKWEDQFDPDTPKQNNYTDCGVFACQTLESTARGRDLVKQKFEFDGDNMAFFRRLMVVEIASGALGARPWGT, encoded by the exons ATGAACGGCCTGTCGGTCAAACGCCCCTTCTCTGCAGTCTCTGACAACGACTCGTCTGAGCATCGACCGTCAAAGTTGGTCAAACGCGCACCAAACGCGACGAATACAGTCGAGAGGAACTGGGGATCGTGGTTCGGCAGCGCTGTGCAGAGCTTCAAAGGCTTGTTCTCCTCACCTGGCCCAA CTCAACCGCCAATGCGGTCGATATCACCTCTGGCATCACATCCACGCGGGGCACTGGGATGGATCCACAGCGGCGGTCACCAAGTGTTCGAGGTCCCggatgatggcgaggacaGTGGCACCGAGGCCCTGGCCATACGCCAGAAACGTGATCGTGGAACACTAGAAGCTCGACAGCATCTCAACGACCACGCCGCAAGACATACAGGGATTCACCACAACCCGGGACAAATTCACCCGAACCTCGAGCAACCATTGTTTTCGTCCAAGTATTCGCCAAACTTTCTTCCCCCATCTGAACATGTAAACGTCAGGAGCTCGTCCACCAACAGCAGTTCTTCGGCAGCTGGGCCTTCTTCCGGGCCTTCCACTCCACCAAGAGCCTCAACCCGGCCCGACGTTGCGTACAAGAAGCCTAGCCGGAGTTATTCTTGGAAAAGGCAGGACGATGGCTCGGCATCGCCAACCACGCACGAAGCCTACACCCGTGGGCCGAAGCAGCTATCACGTCCCTCAAAGAGCTCAGCAAACCTCCGGACTGGGCGCAATGACTCTGGGCAAGAAAAGATGTTACAGAGGCATTATGTTGAAGCTGTCAACGCCGGGGACCACGGTACCGCGATGAGCTTGGCTCGAGTGCGCGAGGCGTACGAGCAGGATCGCTCAAAGGAAAGGCGAGATG CTGCACGGCCATTCGCAGCAAGGGTGGGACTGTCGCCCGACCTGCGAAAGGAGGGTGATCTGTCGTTGTCGCTTCACAACCTCAAGCTGGACGTGGACAAGCGCAGGCTTCTGGATGACAAGCTCCAAGGCCCTCGCGAACCAAGG GCCGTCCCAAAACCAATCCGCAACAAGCGGCGCCCAGTTCCGACATCGCTGGATGT TCAGAAGACGCATGTCTACGATCGATTGCGCCGCGAAGACCAAGAGGCCGAACGGCAGGTCAAGGAGCGCTTGCAGCCCCGCATACCCGACGATGTCACCCCGCAACAGGCCGCCATT ATCAGAGATCGATTTAGTGATCGCAGCTTCGCGGCGACTCTGGGGAGTGCGGAACTATCGTCGAGCTCACTCCAGCGTCTGAAGCCTGACGTGTGGCTGAACGACGAAGTTATCAACTTCTATGTCGAGCTGATCAACACTCGCGCCAAAGATGACGGACGACCGCTGCACTGCCTGAACACCTTCTTTTACGAAAAGCTGTCGGTAGCAGGATATGCCGGGGCCAAGCTGGCTCGTTGGACTAAGAGG ATGAAGCTCGACATCTTCGCATTGGACAAGCTGTTGATCCCGATCAACCACGGCAATTCGCATTGGGTCTGTGCTGTGATAAACTTCAAGCAGCGTCGCATCGAGTACTATGACTCGCTAGCCGACTCGGGCCGCCGATACGAGGTGTTCAAG ACACTTCGCGGCTACCTTCAGTCGGAGCAccaggagaagaagggctCGTCCTTTGATTTGAGAAAATGGGAGGATCAATTTGACCCG GACACGCCCAAGCAGAACAACTACACAGACTGTGGGGTTTTTGCTTGCCAGACTCTCGAATCCAccgcccgcggccgcgacTTGGTCAAGCAAAAGTTCGAGTTTGATGGCGACAACATGGCATTCTTCCGGCGACTCATGGTGGTGGAGATTGCATCGGGCGCGCTTGGGGCGCGCCCATGGGGCACGTAA